A part of Aquibium oceanicum genomic DNA contains:
- a CDS encoding type II toxin-antitoxin system VapB family antitoxin: MGMNIESERVERLARQLAEETGEEVTSAIQNAIEEKLARLHRSREVTEKIRQVDEILARLPPPPPGVTSDHSDLYDEWGLPK, from the coding sequence ATGGGCATGAACATCGAGAGCGAACGGGTGGAACGGCTGGCTAGGCAACTGGCGGAGGAGACGGGCGAAGAAGTCACCTCGGCTATCCAGAACGCGATAGAGGAGAAGCTGGCGAGACTTCATCGCTCGCGCGAAGTCACCGAGAAAATCAGACAGGTGGATGAGATTCTCGCGCGGCTTCCGCCGCCTCCCCCGGGCGTCACCAGCGACCATTCCGACCTTTATGACGAGTGGGGACTGCCCAAGTGA
- a CDS encoding type II toxin-antitoxin system VapC family toxin codes for MIVDASAVLAILFGEPERMAFRAAISKAEQPTISPVNYLEVCLRIDRGTMPELSENLDPLMNTLGLIIATLGEEQAHLAREAYQRFGKGNHPAKLNLGDCFAYALAKTRSEPLLYKGGDFTLTDVEAAL; via the coding sequence GTGATCGTGGACGCGTCGGCTGTTCTAGCCATTCTTTTTGGTGAGCCCGAGCGCATGGCATTCCGCGCCGCCATTTCAAAGGCGGAGCAGCCGACAATCTCGCCTGTGAACTATCTGGAGGTCTGTCTGCGCATCGATCGCGGAACCATGCCCGAACTTTCCGAAAATCTCGATCCACTCATGAACACTTTAGGCCTGATAATTGCGACATTGGGAGAGGAACAAGCCCACCTCGCCCGCGAAGCCTACCAGCGCTTCGGCAAGGGCAACCACCCTGCGAAACTGAACCTCGGAGACTGTTTCGCCTACGCGCTGGCCAAGACTCGCAGCGAGCCGCTGCTTTACAAGGGTGGCGACTTCACGCTGACCGACGTCGAGGCGGCACTTTGA
- a CDS encoding ABC transporter permease: MSEAITKGEVEKVRERAERPWLSPLNKRRWENFKANRRGYWSLWIFLVLFVLSLFAEFIANDKPIIASYNGEILFPVLVDYPEEKFGGFLAITDYRDPVIYEEIEANGWLIWPPIRYSYRTVNNEIPEAAPAKPSWFYDRETRCQRYPMGADDPSCTLGNWNWLGTDDQTRDVLARVIYGFRISILFGLALTLASAVIGVSAGAVQGYFGGWTDLLFQRFIEIWSSIPVLYLLLIIAAVLPPGFFILLGIMLLFSWVGFVGVVRAEFLRARNFEYVNAARALGVGNRTIMFRHLLPNAMVATLTFLPFILNGSITTLTSLDFLGFGLPPGSPSLGELLKQGQQNLNAPWLGLSGFIVISLMLSLLIFIGEATRDAFDPRKTFR; this comes from the coding sequence ATGTCGGAGGCGATTACAAAAGGCGAGGTGGAGAAGGTTCGCGAGCGCGCCGAGCGTCCTTGGCTGTCGCCGCTCAACAAGCGCCGCTGGGAGAACTTCAAGGCCAACCGGCGCGGTTACTGGTCGCTCTGGATCTTCCTGGTGTTGTTCGTGCTGTCGCTGTTTGCCGAGTTCATCGCCAACGACAAGCCGATCATCGCCTCCTACAATGGCGAGATCCTGTTTCCCGTGCTGGTCGACTATCCGGAGGAGAAGTTCGGCGGGTTCCTCGCGATCACCGACTACCGCGACCCGGTGATCTACGAGGAGATCGAGGCAAACGGCTGGCTGATCTGGCCGCCGATCCGCTATTCCTACCGCACCGTCAACAACGAGATCCCGGAGGCGGCACCGGCCAAGCCTTCCTGGTTCTACGACCGCGAGACGCGCTGCCAGCGCTATCCGATGGGAGCCGACGACCCGAGCTGCACGCTCGGCAACTGGAACTGGCTCGGCACCGACGACCAGACGCGCGACGTGCTGGCCCGAGTCATCTACGGTTTCCGCATATCGATCCTGTTCGGGCTGGCGCTGACGCTGGCCTCGGCCGTCATCGGCGTGTCGGCGGGCGCGGTGCAAGGCTATTTCGGCGGCTGGACCGACCTGCTGTTCCAGCGTTTCATCGAGATCTGGTCGTCGATCCCGGTGCTCTACCTGCTGCTGATCATCGCTGCGGTGCTGCCGCCGGGCTTCTTCATCCTGCTCGGCATCATGCTGCTGTTTTCCTGGGTAGGCTTCGTCGGCGTCGTGCGGGCGGAATTCCTGCGCGCTCGCAACTTCGAATACGTGAACGCCGCGCGGGCGCTGGGCGTCGGGAACCGGACGATCATGTTCCGGCATCTCCTGCCCAACGCCATGGTGGCCACGCTGACCTTCCTGCCCTTCATCCTGAACGGCTCGATCACCACGCTGACTTCGCTGGACTTCCTCGGCTTCGGCCTGCCGCCGGGATCACCCTCGCTCGGCGAACTCCTCAAGCAGGGGCAGCAGAACCTCAACGCACCGTGGCTCGGCCTCTCGGGCTTCATCGTGATCTCGCTGATGCTGTCGCTGCTGATCTTCATCGGCGAGGCCACGCGCGACGCGTTCGACCCGCGGAAGACGTTCAGGTGA
- a CDS encoding ABC transporter ATP-binding protein, producing MPLLSVRDLSVAFAQGGREQLAVDRVSFDIGRGETVALVGESGSGKSVSALSVLKLLPYPAASHPSGSVLFEGEDLLAKDDTELRRVRGKDITMIFQEPMTSLNPLHSIERQIGEVLKLHQGMSDKQARDRAIELLNEVGIREPEKRLGAYPHQLSGGQRQRVMIAMSLANEPKLLIADEPTTALDVTVQAQILELLDGLKEKNGMSMLFITHDLGIVRRIADRVCVMTKGKIVESGPTKEIFENPQHDYTRHLLAAEPKGEPPATDRTAREVMTGKEIKVWFPIKEGFLRRTVDHVKAVDGIDITMRAGQTVGVVGESGSGKTTLGLALCRMISSKGRIEFAGREIDTLSFNHMRPLRSELQIVFQDPFGSLSPRMSVSEIIEEGLRIHEPGLSADERDALVVDVLKEVGLDPATRFRYPHEFSGGQRQRIAIARAMVLKPKFVMLDEPTSALDMSVQAQVVDLLRDLQKRHDLAYLFISHDLKVVRALANEVIVMRNGKIVEAGPSEQIFRNPRTDYTKALIAAAFDIATAPAGVVSE from the coding sequence ATGCCTCTCCTTTCCGTACGGGATCTTTCCGTCGCCTTCGCGCAGGGCGGGCGGGAACAGCTCGCGGTCGACCGTGTGTCCTTCGACATCGGAAGGGGCGAGACCGTGGCGCTGGTCGGCGAGTCGGGGTCCGGCAAGTCCGTCTCGGCACTGTCGGTTTTGAAGCTCTTGCCCTATCCGGCCGCCAGCCATCCGTCCGGCTCGGTTTTATTCGAGGGCGAGGATCTGCTCGCCAAGGACGACACCGAGCTGCGGCGGGTTCGCGGCAAGGACATCACCATGATCTTCCAGGAGCCGATGACCTCGCTCAATCCGCTCCACTCGATCGAGCGGCAGATCGGCGAGGTGCTGAAGCTGCACCAGGGCATGAGCGACAAGCAGGCACGCGACCGGGCAATCGAACTCCTCAACGAGGTCGGCATCCGCGAACCCGAGAAGCGGCTCGGCGCCTATCCGCACCAGTTGTCGGGGGGCCAACGGCAGCGCGTCATGATCGCCATGTCGCTGGCCAATGAGCCGAAACTCCTGATCGCCGACGAACCGACGACGGCGCTGGACGTGACCGTGCAGGCGCAGATCCTCGAACTGCTCGACGGGCTCAAGGAGAAGAACGGCATGTCGATGCTGTTCATCACCCACGATCTCGGCATCGTGCGGCGCATCGCCGACCGCGTCTGCGTGATGACGAAGGGCAAGATCGTCGAGAGCGGACCGACGAAGGAGATCTTCGAAAACCCGCAGCACGACTACACCCGCCACCTGCTCGCCGCCGAGCCGAAGGGCGAACCGCCAGCCACCGACCGGACCGCGCGCGAGGTGATGACGGGGAAGGAGATCAAGGTCTGGTTCCCGATCAAGGAAGGCTTTCTGCGCCGCACGGTCGATCACGTGAAGGCGGTGGACGGGATCGACATCACCATGCGGGCAGGCCAGACCGTGGGCGTCGTGGGCGAATCCGGCTCGGGCAAGACCACGCTGGGCCTCGCGCTCTGCCGCATGATCTCGTCCAAGGGACGCATCGAATTCGCCGGCCGCGAGATCGACACACTGTCCTTCAATCACATGCGGCCGCTCAGGAGCGAGTTGCAGATCGTCTTCCAGGATCCCTTCGGCTCGCTGAGCCCGCGCATGTCGGTTTCCGAGATCATCGAGGAAGGCTTGCGCATCCACGAGCCAGGCCTCTCGGCGGATGAGCGCGACGCGCTGGTGGTCGATGTCCTGAAGGAGGTCGGGCTCGATCCGGCGACCCGGTTCCGCTACCCGCACGAATTCTCCGGGGGACAGCGCCAGCGCATCGCGATCGCGCGGGCCATGGTGCTGAAGCCGAAATTCGTCATGCTGGACGAGCCGACCTCGGCTCTCGACATGAGCGTCCAGGCGCAGGTGGTCGATCTGTTGCGCGACCTGCAGAAGCGGCACGACCTCGCCTACCTCTTCATCAGCCACGATCTGAAGGTGGTGCGCGCGCTGGCCAACGAGGTGATCGTCATGCGCAATGGGAAGATCGTGGAGGCTGGCCCATCGGAACAGATCTTCCGCAATCCAAGGACGGACTATACCAAGGCGCTGATCGCCGCCGCCTTCGACATCGCCACCGCGCCCGCAGGCGTGGTCAGCGAGTAA